The proteins below come from a single Nitrosospira sp. Is2 genomic window:
- a CDS encoding peroxiredoxin, with the protein MTLRLGDTAPDFEQDSSIGKIKFHDWIGDSWAVLFSHPADYTPVCTTELGMTAKLKSELEKRNVKAIGLSVDPVEKHAGWIKDIEETQGCSVAFPIVADVDKKVAALYDMIHPNQSETMTVRSLFIIDPKKKVRLIITYPMSTGRNFDEVLRVIDALQLTDNCSVATPANWKDGDDVIIPLTIQDEAVIKQKFPKGYKAPRPYLRITPQPNK; encoded by the coding sequence ATGACTTTACGCTTAGGCGATACTGCACCTGATTTCGAGCAAGATTCTTCAATCGGCAAGATCAAGTTTCATGACTGGATAGGCGACTCATGGGCGGTGTTGTTTTCGCATCCCGCCGATTACACGCCTGTTTGCACCACAGAACTGGGCATGACTGCCAAGCTCAAATCCGAATTGGAGAAGCGTAACGTCAAAGCGATCGGATTATCGGTTGATCCGGTGGAGAAGCATGCGGGATGGATCAAGGATATCGAGGAAACACAAGGTTGCAGCGTGGCTTTTCCGATCGTTGCGGATGTGGATAAAAAAGTCGCCGCCCTCTACGACATGATTCATCCAAACCAGTCCGAAACGATGACAGTGCGTTCGCTCTTCATCATTGACCCGAAAAAGAAGGTGCGCCTCATCATCACCTATCCCATGAGCACTGGGCGCAATTTCGACGAGGTTCTGCGCGTTATCGATGCGCTACAACTGACTGATAACTGCTCAGTCGCAACCCCGGCCAATTGGAAAGATGGCGATGACGTCATCATCCCGCTCACCATCCAGGACGAAGCGGTGATCAAGCAAAAATTCCCGAAGGGTTACAAAGCGCCGCGTCCCTATCTGCGTATCACGCCGCAGCCGAATAAATGA
- a CDS encoding phosphoribosylaminoimidazolesuccinocarboxamide synthase: protein MSTETALFETNIRSLPLLHRGKVRDIYGVDEDKLLIIQTDRLSAFDVVLPTPVPGKGRLLTALSDFWFEKLAHIIPNHLTGIPPEVVVADGEREQVAERAFVVKRLKSLAIEAIVRGYVVGSGWKDYTRTGMICGIPLPGGLQEAAKIPGGAIFTPSTKAARGAHDENIPFARAEQLLGKELAAQVRDKAVALYTEAADYALAKGIIIADTKFEFGQDEAGRLYLIDEALTPDSSRFWPADQYAPGSNPPSYDKQFVRDWLETQDWNKSAPAPALPPEVLAKTAEKYEEALRRLVL, encoded by the coding sequence GTGAGCACGGAAACCGCACTGTTTGAAACCAACATACGAAGCCTGCCGCTTCTGCACCGAGGCAAGGTACGTGACATTTATGGGGTGGACGAGGACAAGCTCCTGATCATCCAGACGGACCGGCTTTCCGCGTTCGACGTGGTCCTGCCGACACCCGTCCCCGGGAAGGGCAGGCTGCTGACCGCTTTATCCGATTTCTGGTTTGAGAAACTTGCGCATATCATTCCCAACCATCTTACCGGTATCCCGCCCGAAGTGGTGGTCGCGGACGGCGAACGCGAGCAGGTGGCGGAGCGGGCGTTTGTAGTGAAGCGCCTGAAGTCCTTGGCAATAGAAGCGATCGTGCGCGGGTATGTTGTCGGGTCCGGTTGGAAGGATTACACAAGGACGGGGATGATTTGCGGAATTCCGCTCCCGGGGGGATTACAGGAAGCCGCGAAAATACCGGGGGGCGCGATTTTCACCCCATCGACCAAGGCGGCACGCGGCGCACATGATGAGAACATCCCATTTGCCCGGGCCGAGCAATTGCTGGGCAAGGAACTTGCTGCGCAGGTGCGCGACAAAGCGGTCGCACTCTATACAGAGGCGGCAGACTACGCACTCGCCAAAGGCATCATCATCGCGGATACCAAATTCGAATTCGGTCAGGACGAAGCGGGAAGGCTTTATCTCATAGATGAAGCGCTCACGCCCGACTCATCCCGCTTCTGGCCTGCCGACCAGTATGCGCCCGGGAGCAACCCGCCCAGCTATGACAAGCAGTTCGTGCGTGACTGGCTGGAAACACAGGATTGGAACAAGAGTGCGCCGGCCCCCGCGCTGCCGCCGGAGGTGCTCGCCAAAACCGCGGAAAAATACGAGGAAGCCCTGCGGCGCCTTGTGTTGTAG
- a CDS encoding type II TA system antitoxin MqsA family protein gives MICASCGADELKPDVRDIKQTYKGRVNIIKDVYADWCGHCGASELDAGPGEEGKEGERVSDEIGAFIKKVNAELSDREFIAHVREKLGLKQREANRLFGLGPNAFSRYETGQSVPPLSLIQLFRVLDNHPELMEEIRGASRMG, from the coding sequence ATGATATGCGCATCGTGCGGGGCAGACGAACTGAAGCCTGACGTCCGGGACATAAAGCAAACCTACAAGGGCCGGGTCAACATCATCAAGGATGTGTATGCCGACTGGTGCGGTCATTGCGGAGCATCGGAACTAGACGCAGGACCCGGCGAGGAAGGGAAAGAGGGGGAACGGGTATCGGACGAGATAGGCGCATTCATAAAAAAGGTCAACGCCGAGTTGTCAGATCGAGAATTTATTGCGCACGTGCGCGAAAAGCTGGGCCTGAAACAGAGGGAAGCAAATCGCTTATTCGGCCTTGGTCCTAACGCATTTTCACGTTATGAAACGGGCCAGTCAGTGCCACCCCTTTCGTTGATACAGCTATTCAGGGTGCTCGACAACCATCCGGAACTGATGGAAGAGATCAGGGGAGCAAGCCGAATGGGCTAA
- a CDS encoding HAD family hydrolase: MKKDEKSAVGAVLFDVDGTLADTERDGHRPAFNAAFRELGLDWEWGVELYGELLAITGGKERIRHFIDKHAPAELARSGLDDWIARLHKVKTRHYVEALERGGIPLRPGVARLIRQLREANIKIAIATTTTPENVTGLLKSTLGEDSPGWFDVIGAGDIVPGKKPEPDIYHWVLDRLGLPPEQCLAIEDSENGLRAALAAGLDTVVTVSDYTRFQDFTGARVVLSDLGEPAQPFTVLRGDQPNRGWADVELLMKLKT, from the coding sequence ATGAAGAAAGATGAAAAAAGCGCCGTTGGTGCAGTATTGTTTGACGTTGATGGGACCCTTGCGGATACCGAGCGCGATGGACATCGTCCCGCTTTTAATGCCGCGTTCCGGGAACTCGGTCTCGATTGGGAATGGGGTGTAGAACTTTATGGTGAATTGCTCGCGATTACCGGCGGAAAAGAGCGCATCCGCCATTTCATCGACAAACACGCCCCCGCTGAATTGGCCAGGAGCGGGCTCGATGATTGGATTGCCCGGTTGCACAAGGTTAAAACAAGGCATTACGTAGAGGCGCTGGAACGCGGTGGAATCCCGTTACGTCCAGGTGTCGCCCGCCTGATACGACAATTGCGCGAAGCAAATATAAAAATAGCGATTGCGACCACGACGACGCCGGAAAATGTCACCGGGCTGTTGAAGTCCACCTTGGGGGAAGACTCTCCCGGCTGGTTCGATGTTATCGGCGCGGGTGATATTGTTCCCGGAAAGAAGCCTGAACCGGACATTTATCACTGGGTCCTTGACCGTTTGGGGCTGCCGCCTGAACAGTGTCTGGCTATAGAAGATTCGGAAAACGGATTACGTGCGGCGCTCGCCGCCGGACTCGACACCGTGGTCACGGTCAGCGATTACACCCGTTTCCAGGATTTCACCGGAGCGCGCGTGGTTTTATCGGATCTCGGTGAGCCAGCGCAACCATTCACGGTGCTAAGGGGGGATCAGCCGAATCGCGGTTGGGCGGATGTCGAACTTCTGATGAAGTTGAAGACTTAA
- a CDS encoding L-threonylcarbamoyladenylate synthase: MIAAESYSLQDEIIAAATVLREGGVVAFPTETVYGLGAEISNSSAVRRVFEIKKRPADHPLIVHFADASRLNHWAREVPEQALRLAELLWPGPLTLILPRSRHVPANVTGGQDTVGLRVPDHPVALALLHELGPERAVAAPSANRFGRISPTTAAHVKAELGDAVDMILDGGPCRIGLESTIVGFEGKSPVILRPGTIPMEELAEILGETLVLPPPMARTVRVPGALASHYAPATPLELWRSELLWQRALELEADGWRVAVVTWSPKNWSQRGGAKNKNVVHFSMPAEPVSYGRQLYASLRQLDSERLDRLLVEIPPAGSAWAAIADRLRRASGTPSEELQSGAGIALQAR; the protein is encoded by the coding sequence ATGATTGCTGCGGAATCATATAGCCTGCAGGATGAAATAATAGCAGCTGCAACCGTGCTGAGAGAAGGGGGCGTTGTGGCATTTCCCACGGAAACGGTCTATGGGTTAGGCGCCGAAATATCCAACTCCTCTGCCGTGCGCCGGGTATTTGAAATCAAAAAACGGCCTGCGGATCATCCCCTCATTGTCCATTTCGCCGATGCATCCCGCCTGAACCATTGGGCACGGGAGGTGCCGGAACAGGCATTGCGCCTGGCCGAGCTTCTTTGGCCTGGGCCGCTGACATTGATACTGCCGCGCAGCCGCCATGTGCCGGCAAACGTGACGGGGGGCCAGGATACGGTTGGATTGAGGGTTCCTGATCACCCCGTTGCGCTGGCCCTGCTGCACGAACTAGGCCCAGAGCGCGCCGTTGCCGCACCGTCGGCCAACCGGTTTGGGCGCATCAGCCCCACCACGGCGGCCCACGTAAAGGCGGAACTGGGAGACGCTGTTGACATGATTCTCGATGGCGGCCCGTGTAGAATCGGCCTGGAAAGCACAATAGTCGGGTTTGAGGGTAAGTCTCCTGTCATTCTGCGGCCCGGCACTATCCCAATGGAAGAGTTGGCGGAAATACTGGGTGAAACCCTGGTCCTGCCGCCACCTATGGCGCGGACAGTACGCGTACCAGGTGCGCTGGCTTCGCATTACGCACCCGCCACCCCATTGGAACTCTGGCGCTCCGAGTTATTATGGCAGCGTGCCCTTGAACTGGAAGCGGACGGATGGCGCGTGGCAGTCGTGACGTGGTCTCCGAAAAACTGGAGCCAGCGCGGGGGCGCGAAAAATAAAAACGTGGTTCATTTTTCCATGCCAGCGGAGCCGGTCAGTTATGGGCGCCAGCTGTATGCGAGCTTGCGGCAGTTGGATAGTGAACGATTGGACCGCTTGCTGGTGGAAATTCCCCCTGCGGGTTCAGCCTGGGCAGCCATTGCGGACCGCTTGCGGCGCGCCAGCGGGACCCCAAGCGAAGAACTTCAGTCGGGTGCCGGGATCGCCCTCCAGGCGCGATAG
- a CDS encoding 5-(carboxyamino)imidazole ribonucleotide synthase produces the protein MSIRPGAMLGLLGGGQLGRMFTMAAQSMGYRVTVLDPSDVGPASSVAERHLHADYLDHEALRKLGSGCAAITTEFENVPAESLKKLAQHCVVSPGANSVAIAQNRILEKNFLATNGFAVAPYAVIENAQSSEGSSYSPGSSGSVWGVSHLHSGRLEDLFPGLLKVSRLGYDGKGQVRVTSASELDAAFTSLNREPCVLERLLPLECEVSVIVARGFDGAAVTFPVSENRHRNGILDVSIVPAGLAPAVIQHARGTAMSIAEKLDYHGVLCVEFFVLAGDQLVVNEIAPRPHNSGHYTVDACVTSQFEQQVRVLCGMPLGSTAMHGAAVMVNLLGDLWQRGEPEWERVLRFSNVKLHLYGKYEARPGRKMGHYTVLDETAEAALSLALEIKQSLDERP, from the coding sequence ATGAGCATCAGGCCGGGAGCAATGCTGGGGCTTCTCGGCGGAGGGCAGCTCGGCCGCATGTTTACCATGGCGGCGCAAAGCATGGGCTACCGCGTGACCGTGCTGGACCCGTCTGATGTCGGCCCGGCGAGCAGCGTAGCCGAACGGCATTTGCACGCGGATTACCTCGACCATGAAGCATTACGCAAGCTCGGGTCCGGTTGCGCGGCCATTACCACTGAATTCGAGAACGTGCCGGCTGAATCGCTTAAAAAATTAGCTCAGCACTGTGTGGTGAGCCCCGGGGCCAACAGTGTCGCGATTGCCCAAAATCGCATTCTGGAAAAAAACTTTCTGGCGACGAATGGCTTCGCGGTCGCGCCCTACGCCGTCATTGAGAATGCGCAGAGTTCGGAAGGCTCATCCTATTCACCCGGCTCATCCGGCTCAGTGTGGGGAGTGTCACACCTGCATTCGGGGCGGCTGGAGGATTTGTTTCCAGGACTCCTGAAAGTGAGCCGGCTGGGATACGACGGTAAGGGCCAAGTAAGAGTAACCAGCGCATCCGAGCTTGATGCCGCGTTTACCTCCCTTAACCGGGAACCATGCGTGCTGGAGCGGCTATTGCCGCTGGAATGTGAAGTCTCGGTTATTGTGGCGCGTGGATTCGACGGCGCAGCCGTCACATTTCCTGTCTCCGAGAACCGCCACCGCAACGGGATACTCGATGTCAGCATTGTTCCGGCCGGGTTAGCGCCCGCCGTGATTCAGCATGCGCGTGGCACCGCCATGAGCATCGCCGAGAAGCTGGATTATCATGGCGTGCTATGCGTGGAGTTTTTTGTGCTCGCTGGTGATCAGCTGGTGGTGAATGAAATCGCCCCGCGCCCGCATAACAGCGGACACTACACCGTTGACGCCTGCGTCACCTCGCAGTTCGAACAGCAGGTGCGGGTGCTTTGCGGCATGCCGCTCGGCAGCACCGCCATGCATGGGGCGGCCGTGATGGTGAATCTGTTGGGTGATCTTTGGCAGAGGGGAGAACCCGAGTGGGAACGCGTCCTAAGGTTTTCCAATGTGAAATTGCATCTGTACGGGAAGTATGAAGCACGACCCGGACGAAAGATGGGGCACTACACCGTTCTGGATGAAACGGCTGAAGCAGCGTTGTCGCTTGCACTGGAAATCAAGCAATCGCTCGATGAGCGCCCTTAG
- a CDS encoding SOS response-associated peptidase, whose product MCGRFEQSETPRYYADALGAHISERLKTLSDNTTVYNVAPGQRPWMIMLHGGEFVFAGMNWGYRTPDEAAAKRKPWINARVEKALTGRYFRHMFREGRVIIPAGGWYEWTLENGKKQPWYITRRTNQSIFMAGLSNYRLNEPDAQQQKVEVGFVIVTEDCEGGMVDIHDRRPVVLEPEDALRWLDPETPVEQAAHIAQTRSIPTEEFVWWKVDRAVNRVDPNNNGKHLLVPISESA is encoded by the coding sequence CAGATTTGAGCAATCCGAGACACCACGCTATTACGCTGACGCGCTAGGCGCGCATATCAGCGAGCGCCTCAAAACGCTGAGCGACAACACCACTGTCTATAATGTCGCTCCGGGCCAACGTCCATGGATGATCATGCTCCACGGTGGCGAGTTTGTGTTTGCCGGTATGAACTGGGGCTATCGTACGCCAGATGAAGCCGCTGCGAAGAGAAAGCCTTGGATTAATGCACGGGTAGAGAAAGCCTTAACCGGCAGGTACTTCCGTCACATGTTCAGGGAAGGACGAGTGATCATTCCGGCGGGTGGATGGTATGAATGGACGCTCGAGAATGGGAAGAAGCAGCCCTGGTACATCACAAGGCGAACAAATCAGTCAATCTTCATGGCGGGGCTCTCCAATTACAGACTGAATGAGCCTGATGCGCAGCAGCAGAAGGTTGAGGTCGGTTTCGTAATTGTCACTGAGGACTGTGAAGGCGGCATGGTGGACATACATGACCGCAGACCCGTGGTGCTGGAACCCGAGGACGCGTTGCGCTGGCTTGATCCTGAGACACCGGTCGAGCAAGCCGCCCATATTGCGCAGACGAGATCAATCCCGACTGAAGAATTCGTTTGGTGGAAGGTGGACCGGGCAGTAAACCGGGTCGATCCGAACAACAACGGCAAGCATTTGCTAGTACCCATAAGCGAGAGCGCTTGA
- the mltF gene encoding membrane-bound lytic murein transglycosylase MltF, producing the protein MFPDYACLSTMRMFLRLLTTVIACGLLLTACDSFEKPVLPLGQTDELIVLTVNSPDTYYENAEGNYAGLEFDLASEFARDLGLKARFKLVPKLDQTILPLEKQRAHFAAGLNISAKHSQRVHFGPAYQTIQPQVVYNTDYRRPKSIQQLAGRTIEIASGTNHAEALNRTKLQVPRLKWTEVDITPEDLLAKLAEGKIDYAVADSTQINLAKNFYPNLDVAFDLGEPTGRAWAFSSYADPALLDKAREFFNRIERDGTLMRLLDRYYGHVQRLEQTDVSGILAKRRTLLPDLRGYFHDAEELSGIDWRLIAALAYQESHWNPMAVSPANVRGIMMLTETTADRMNVTDRLDVRQNILAGARYLRVLKDRLPPRITEPDRTWMALAAYNQGSGHLEDARILAQRLNLNPDSWLDLKKTLPLLSHSKHFSTLKHGFARGGEAVILTESVRTYYAILQKYEGAHTWGLLAGHDPGPSETKSPIATILNFISPETAPEPAR; encoded by the coding sequence ATGTTTCCCGATTATGCTTGTCTCTCTACAATGCGCATGTTTCTCCGGTTGCTTACTACCGTCATCGCCTGCGGCCTCTTGCTCACCGCCTGTGATTCGTTCGAAAAACCGGTGTTGCCGTTGGGCCAGACTGATGAGCTGATAGTCCTCACCGTTAACAGTCCCGACACTTATTATGAAAATGCCGAAGGCAACTATGCCGGGCTGGAATTCGATCTTGCTTCTGAATTTGCACGAGATTTGGGCTTAAAAGCAAGGTTTAAGTTGGTACCAAAGCTGGACCAGACTATTTTGCCTCTGGAAAAGCAGCGGGCACACTTCGCCGCCGGGTTGAACATCAGCGCCAAGCACTCGCAGCGCGTGCATTTCGGGCCAGCCTATCAAACAATACAGCCTCAAGTGGTCTACAACACGGATTACCGGCGGCCAAAAAGTATTCAGCAGTTGGCCGGCAGAACGATAGAGATCGCAAGCGGAACGAACCATGCGGAAGCGTTGAACAGAACCAAACTGCAAGTACCCAGGCTGAAATGGACTGAGGTGGACATTACTCCCGAAGACTTGCTTGCGAAACTGGCCGAGGGAAAAATCGACTACGCGGTAGCGGATTCGACTCAGATCAATCTGGCCAAGAATTTTTATCCCAACCTGGATGTGGCATTTGATCTCGGCGAACCCACCGGCAGGGCATGGGCTTTTTCGTCCTATGCAGACCCTGCTCTGCTGGACAAGGCGCGCGAGTTTTTTAACCGCATCGAGCGGGACGGCACATTGATGCGCCTGCTCGACCGGTACTATGGTCATGTTCAGCGTCTGGAACAAACCGACGTGAGCGGCATTTTGGCGAAACGCCGTACTCTGCTGCCGGATTTACGCGGCTATTTTCACGATGCCGAGGAATTAAGCGGAATCGACTGGCGTCTGATTGCTGCGCTGGCCTATCAGGAATCGCACTGGAATCCGATGGCGGTCTCGCCCGCGAATGTGCGCGGCATCATGATGTTGACGGAAACAACCGCGGACCGGATGAACGTCACCGATCGCCTCGATGTGCGGCAGAATATACTTGCCGGGGCGCGTTACCTCCGGGTGCTGAAAGATCGGCTGCCGCCACGCATTACCGAGCCAGACCGTACCTGGATGGCGCTCGCCGCCTATAACCAGGGCTCCGGACATCTGGAGGATGCGCGTATTCTCGCTCAGCGCCTTAACCTGAACCCGGACTCGTGGCTGGACCTCAAAAAAACCCTGCCATTATTGAGCCACAGCAAGCATTTCTCCACCCTGAAGCATGGGTTTGCGCGCGGCGGAGAAGCGGTGATTTTGACGGAATCCGTCCGCACCTACTATGCTATCCTGCAGAAATACGAGGGTGCGCATACATGGGGTTTGCTGGCTGGTCATGATCCCGGTCCAAGCGAGACGAAGAGCCCGATTGCGACAATATTGAATTTCATTTCCCCTGAAACGGCGCCTGAGCCGGCGCGGTGA
- the nadA gene encoding quinolinate synthase NadA, whose product MPAEAIAFERFDNLKDDDCEQRIAAAKAALGRRAVILAHHYQRADVYKHADLTGDSLKLSRLAAETDADYLVFCGVHFMAEVADILSKPEQIAILPDLSAGCSMADMANLAKVERAWRELAEVLDPDEAVIPVTYINSAADLKAFCGEHGGIVCTSSNAAKILQWSFSRREKVLFFPDQHLGRWSGHNLGIPLDEMLVWDFDEPMGGLTPEQIRKAKILLWKGHCSVHQMFQPQHILRFRNQYPEGKVISHPECSFEVCKNSDYVGSTEYIIKTIREAEKGTRWLVGTELNLVSRIAEEFKPDGKIVQFMASTICMCSTMARIDPQHLAWALENLVAGKVVNQIKVPAAEAELAKLALERMLEVSL is encoded by the coding sequence ATGCCAGCAGAAGCCATCGCGTTTGAACGTTTTGACAACCTGAAGGATGATGACTGCGAGCAGCGCATCGCAGCGGCCAAAGCGGCGCTAGGCAGGCGCGCTGTGATACTCGCGCACCATTATCAGCGCGCGGATGTTTATAAACACGCCGATCTGACCGGGGATTCCCTTAAGCTCTCGCGCCTGGCGGCCGAAACCGACGCGGATTATCTGGTATTCTGCGGCGTGCATTTCATGGCCGAGGTGGCGGATATCCTCTCGAAGCCGGAACAGATCGCCATACTGCCCGACCTTTCTGCCGGGTGCTCGATGGCTGATATGGCGAATCTCGCCAAGGTGGAACGGGCCTGGCGCGAACTCGCGGAGGTTCTCGATCCCGACGAGGCGGTCATCCCTGTCACCTACATTAATTCGGCCGCCGACCTGAAAGCCTTCTGTGGCGAACATGGCGGCATCGTTTGCACATCCAGCAATGCTGCCAAGATATTGCAGTGGTCGTTTTCCCGGCGTGAGAAGGTATTGTTTTTCCCGGATCAGCATCTGGGACGCTGGAGCGGACATAACCTGGGAATCCCCCTGGATGAAATGCTGGTGTGGGATTTTGATGAGCCAATGGGGGGGCTCACGCCGGAACAAATCAGGAAGGCCAAGATACTTTTATGGAAGGGCCATTGCTCCGTGCATCAGATGTTCCAACCGCAGCACATACTGCGCTTTCGCAACCAATATCCTGAGGGAAAAGTCATTTCCCATCCAGAATGCAGCTTTGAGGTGTGCAAAAATTCCGACTATGTGGGCTCGACGGAGTACATCATCAAGACCATTCGTGAAGCGGAGAAGGGAACGCGCTGGCTGGTCGGCACCGAGTTGAATCTGGTCAGCCGCATCGCCGAGGAGTTCAAGCCCGACGGGAAAATAGTGCAGTTCATGGCATCGACAATATGCATGTGCTCGACCATGGCCCGCATCGATCCCCAGCACCTGGCGTGGGCGCTTGAGAACCTGGTGGCGGGCAAGGTAGTGAATCAGATCAAAGTTCCGGCAGCCGAGGCGGAGCTGGCAAAGCTGGCCCTGGAGCGGATGCTTGAGGTGTCGTTGTGA
- a CDS encoding HU family DNA-binding protein, which translates to MPSLRTLEVREHCADTGRNPKIGEELEIAASRVKAFEPISALKAVANGA; encoded by the coding sequence TTGCCTAGCTTGAGAACGCTCGAAGTACGCGAACACTGTGCAGATACCGGACGAAATCCTAAGATAGGTGAGGAATTGGAGATTGCCGCATCAAGGGTTAAAGCGTTTGAACCAATTTCCGCGCTGAAGGCTGTCGCCAACGGAGCGTAA
- a CDS encoding endonuclease/exonuclease/phosphatase family protein, with protein MVNKLHIATYNIHKGFSHFNRRVMVHQLRDSLRTLNADIIFLQEVMGEHKGHSERFHNWPCDPQYEFLAHSMWPEFAYGKNAVYDEGHHGNAILSRYPIVRWDNRDVSAHRFESRGMLHCEISLPGWTENLHCICVHLGLFRRGQSRQLQILEQHIERLVPPKAPLVIAGDFNDWRELASRVLVERLELSEAFELTEGRVARSFPSALPLFRLDRIYVRGFHVEEAQVHQGRPWSKISDHAVLTARMVRR; from the coding sequence ATGGTCAACAAGCTGCATATCGCCACATACAATATTCACAAGGGCTTTTCCCATTTCAATCGGCGGGTAATGGTTCATCAACTGCGCGATAGCTTGCGCACGCTTAATGCCGACATTATCTTTCTGCAGGAAGTAATGGGTGAGCACAAGGGGCATTCAGAGCGGTTTCACAACTGGCCCTGCGACCCTCAATATGAGTTTCTGGCCCATTCGATGTGGCCGGAATTCGCATATGGAAAAAATGCGGTCTACGATGAGGGACACCATGGCAATGCGATTCTCAGCCGTTATCCCATCGTTCGCTGGGACAACCGGGATGTTTCCGCGCATCGTTTCGAAAGCCGCGGCATGCTGCATTGCGAGATCAGCCTGCCCGGCTGGACCGAGAATTTGCATTGCATATGCGTCCACCTCGGATTGTTCAGGCGCGGGCAATCGCGGCAATTGCAGATACTGGAACAGCATATCGAGCGCCTGGTGCCGCCAAAGGCGCCCCTGGTTATCGCGGGAGACTTCAACGATTGGCGCGAACTTGCCAGCCGTGTACTGGTTGAGCGGCTTGAACTGTCGGAAGCCTTCGAGCTCACCGAGGGGAGAGTGGCGCGAAGTTTTCCATCCGCGCTACCGCTATTCCGGCTCGATCGCATCTATGTGCGCGGATTTCACGTGGAAGAGGCGCAGGTGCATCAAGGCCGCCCATGGTCGAAAATTTCCGATCATGCGGTTCTGACAGCAAGGATGGTTCGCCGATGA
- the purE gene encoding 5-(carboxyamino)imidazole ribonucleotide mutase, with product MSNPLVGVVMGSNSDWEVMKHAVSVLKDFDVPYEAEVVSAHRTPDRMFEYAETAARRGLKCIIAGAGGAAHLPGMIAAKTTLPVLGVPVTSRQLQGLDSLLSIVQMPKGVPVATFAIGEAGAANAALFAVALLAVEDTRLSTLLARFRETQKAIVAEMTLPPLPPS from the coding sequence ATGAGCAATCCCCTGGTAGGCGTCGTGATGGGTAGCAATAGTGACTGGGAGGTGATGAAGCACGCCGTTAGCGTCCTGAAGGATTTTGACGTGCCTTATGAGGCCGAGGTCGTTTCGGCCCATCGGACCCCGGACCGCATGTTCGAATACGCGGAAACCGCAGCCAGGCGGGGGCTCAAATGCATTATCGCCGGGGCGGGCGGAGCCGCGCATCTGCCGGGAATGATTGCCGCCAAAACCACGCTGCCGGTCTTGGGAGTGCCGGTTACCTCCAGGCAGCTTCAAGGTCTCGACTCCCTCCTTTCAATCGTTCAAATGCCCAAGGGCGTTCCCGTTGCCACTTTTGCCATCGGCGAGGCGGGCGCAGCCAACGCTGCGCTGTTTGCCGTCGCGCTGCTGGCGGTCGAAGACACAAGGCTTTCCACGCTTCTTGCCAGGTTTCGCGAAACTCAAAAGGCAATCGTTGCGGAAATGACCCTGCCCCCGCTGCCCCCGTCATGA
- a CDS encoding phosphate-starvation-inducible protein PsiE has translation MLHPRAANYSRRALYYFESAGLIVIAVATIYAGYQETMLMISNDRVTLADLLLMFLYLEILTMVGLYFESGKLPVRFPLYIAMVAMARYVIVDIKEMDNTRLLGVSASIVLVAVAVLVIRYGHVRYPYLEDLEDLEAASKDGKLRDSDH, from the coding sequence ATGCTGCATCCCCGCGCCGCCAATTATTCACGTCGAGCCTTGTATTACTTTGAAAGCGCCGGGCTCATCGTTATCGCCGTTGCCACAATATACGCGGGCTATCAGGAAACGATGCTGATGATCAGCAATGACCGGGTTACCTTGGCCGATCTGCTGCTGATGTTTCTCTATCTGGAAATTCTGACAATGGTGGGCCTGTATTTCGAGTCCGGAAAACTCCCGGTGCGGTTTCCCCTTTATATCGCCATGGTGGCCATGGCGCGCTACGTGATTGTGGACATCAAGGAGATGGACAATACCCGCCTATTGGGCGTATCGGCCTCGATTGTGCTCGTCGCGGTGGCGGTGCTCGTCATCCGCTACGGTCACGTGCGTTACCCCTATTTGGAAGACCTGGAGGATCTGGAAGCGGCCTCCAAGGATGGCAAACTTCGCGATTCTGACCATTAA